In Pelmatolapia mariae isolate MD_Pm_ZW linkage group LG8, Pm_UMD_F_2, whole genome shotgun sequence, one genomic interval encodes:
- the kctd2 gene encoding BTB/POZ domain-containing protein KCTD2, whose product MAELHVVEPSGAGTIEQPEHRDIRGSVRLASPTLMVPPRSSQLSPGGVSGCSGGGGRSVFGFPVKSNPSSPSEPVDKPGSRWVRLNVGGTYFITTKQTLCRDPKSFLFRLCQEDPDLDSDKDETGAYLIDRDPTYFGPILNYLRHGKLIMDKNLAEEGVLEEAEFYNIASLVRLVKERIRDNENRTSQGPVKHVYRVLQCQEEELTQMVSTMSDGWKFEQLISIGSSYNYGNEDQAEFLCVVSRELNNSTNGIVIEPTEKAKILQERGSRM is encoded by the exons ATGGCTGAGCTGCATGTTGTGGAACCTAGCGGTGCTGGCACCATAGAGCAGCCCGAGCACCGCGACATCCGGGGCTCGGTGCGCCTGGCGTCGCCCACCCTCATGGTTCCGCCGCGGAGCAGTCAGCTCAGCCCGGGTGGGGTGTCAGGCTGCAGCGGCGGCGGCGGAAGGTCGGTGTTTGGGTTCCCGGTGAAGAGCAATCCCAGCTCCCCGTCCGAGCCAGTGGACAAGCCGGGCTCCCGCTGGGTCCGGCTTAACGTCGGTGGTACCTACTTCATTACCACCAAACAGACGCTGTGCAGGGACCCCAAATCTTTCCTGTTCCGCCTGTGTCAGGAAGACCCGGACCTGGACTCTGACAAG GATGAGACAGGAGCATATCTAATCGACAGAGACCCCACGTACTTTGGCCCTATCCTGAATTATCTTCGGCATGGAAAACTGATTATGGATAAGAATCTGGCAGAAGAAg GCGTTCTGGAGGAAGCCGAGTTCTACAACATTGCTTCCCTGGTGAGGCTGGTGAAAGAGAGGATACGGGACAACGAGAACCGGACATCTCAG GGCCCTGTGAAGCATGTGTATCGAGTACTACAGTGCCAAGAGGAGGAACTCACACAGATGGTCTCAACTATGTCGGACGGTTGGAAGTTTGAGCAG CTTATAAGCATCGGCTCCTCATATAACTATGGCAATGAGGACCAGGCTGAATTTCTATGTGTAGTTTCCCGGGAACTCAACAACTCCACTAATGGCATCGTCATTGAGCCCACCGAGAAGGCCAAG
- the tubgcp2 gene encoding gamma-tubulin complex component 2, with product MSEFRIHHDVNELLSLLHVRGGDGAEGYIDLLQKHRTPYITTTVSAHSAKVKLAEFSKTPEDFLRKYEELKSKNVRNLDPLVYLLSKLCEDKETLQFLQQNAKERSESSANTTSTTTTSYSLPQTSTKMSMQELDELRKKLGNVTASSNAPLPAEVTRKMLRDKHNKKNPTQPNPVFPNWVYDRPALIGDFITSPTPQGEPAVPVGTLPLGTQEQALVEDLLFVLIGVDGRDITAQPVLGRQNRSFIVDPTLDMSVKELVNRILPVASYYSTITRFIEEKSSFEYGQVNHALTAAMRTLMKEYLILVTQLEHLQRQGLLSLQKLWFYIQPTMRTMEILSSIASSVDKGECMGGSTLSLLHDRTFNYTGDSQAQELCLYLTKAASVPYFEILEKWIYRGIIKDPYSEFMVEEHELQKEKIQEDYNDKYWDQRYTIVQHRIPSFLQKMADKILSTGKYLNVVRECGRDVTCPDAKEVLYTLKERAYVEQIEKAYNYASKVLLDFLMEEKELVSRLRSIKHYFLMDKGDFFVHFMDLTEEEMKKPVDDIVPPRLEALLELALRMSTANTDPFKDDLKIDLMPHDVITQLLRVLAIETKQEKAIINADPPDVALSGLEAFSFDYIVKWPLSLIINRKALTRYQMLFRHMFYCKHVERLLCNVWISNKDFRQYSLHSAKWFAAAFALRQRMLNFVQNIQYYMMFEVMEPTWHIMENNLKMASNIDDVLCHHTSFLDNCLKDCMLTNPELLRIFSKLMSVCVMFTNCMQRFTQSMRLERLSMEQGTMDEPSAQSEQADEPEKKRLTTKFLADHADSLQTDASFEATISKFDSNFSMLLLDLLDKLSIYSTNDCEHSMISIIYRLDFNGFYTERLERMAIERSQKAAA from the exons ATGAGCGAGTTCAGGATCCACCACGACGTGAACGAACTGCTCAGCCTACTTCATGTGCGAGGCGGCGACGGAGCAGAGGGCTACATAGACCTGCTCCAGAAACACAGGACCCCCTATATCACCACCACAGTGTCCGCGCACAGTGCCAAG GTCAAGTTAGCAGAGTTTTCTAAAACCCCGGAGGATTTCTTGAGGAAATATGAGGAGCTTAAGTCCAAAAATGTTCGGAACCTCGACCCTTTGGTGTATCTGCTCTCCAAACTCTGTGAGGACAAAGAG ACCCTCCAGTTTCTGCAGCAGAATGCTAAAGAGAGGTCGGAGTCTTCAGCAAACACCACCTCAACCACAACAACCAGTTACTCTCTGCCTCAAACCAGCACCAAGATGTCCATGCAGGAGCTGGACGAGCTGCGTAAGAAGCTTGGCAATGTAACAGCGAGCTCCAACGCTCCTCTG CCGGCTGAAGTCACACGGAAGATGCTGAgggacaaacacaacaagaagaACCCCACCCAGCCCAACCCCGTCTTCCCCAATTGGGTGTATGATCGTCCAGCTCTCATCGGAGACTTCATCACCAGCCCCACCCCTCAAGGAGAACCAGCTGTTCCTGTTG GTACGCTGCCTCTGGGGACGCAGGAACAAGCTCTGGTGGAGGatctgctgtttgtgctgattGGAGTCGACGGGCGAGACATCACCGCTCAGCCGGTGCTGGGGCGGCAGAACCGCTCCTTCATCGTTGATCCAACACTGGACATGTCTGTCAAAGAGCTGGTCAACAGAATATTACCGGTCGCTTCGTACTACTCGACTATAACACG GTTCATTGAGGAGAAATCATCCTTCGAGTACGGCCAGGTGAACCACGCCCTGACAGCGGCGATGAGGACGCTGATGAAGGAATATCTCATCCTGGTCACTCAGCTGGAGCATCTCCAGCGGCAGGGCCTGCTGTCCCTGCAGAAGCTCTGGTTCTACATCCAGCCCACCATGCGCACCATGGAGATACTGTCATCAATCG CGTCCTCCGTGGACAAAGGAGAGTGTATGGGAGGGTCCACGTTGAGCCTTCTCCATGACAGAACCTTCAATTACACCGGTGACAGCCAGGCTCAGGAGCTGTGTCTGTACCTCACCAAAGCAGCCAGCGTCCCGTACTTCGAGATCCTGGAGAAGTGGATCTACAGGGGCATCATCAAGGATCCGTACAG TGAGTTCATGGTGGAGGAGCACGAGCTGCAAAAGGAGAAGATTCAGGAAGACTACAATGACAAGTACTGGGATCAGAGATACACCATTGTGCAGCATCGGATTCCCTCCTTTCTACAGAAGATGGCAGACAAAATACTAAGCACAg GGAAATATCTCAATGTGGTGCGGGAGTGCGGCCGGGACGTGACGTGTCCTGATGCTAAGGAGGTGCTGTACACCCTGAAGGAGAGGGCCTACGTGGAGCAGATAGAGAAAGCCTACAATTACGCCAGCAAAGTGCTTCTGGACTTCCTCATGGAAGAGAAGGAGCTGGTCTCACGTCTGAG ATCAATCAAGCACTACTTCCTGATGGACAAAGGAGATTTCTTTGTGCACTTCATGGACCTGACGGAGGAGGAGATGAAGAAGCCGGTGGACGACATCGTTCCTCCCAGACTGGAGGCTCTCCTGGAGCTGGCTCTGAGGATGAGCACAGCCAACACGGACCCTTTCAAGGATGACCTGAAG ATCGACTTAATGCCTCACGATGTCATCACTCAGCTGCTGCGAGTGCTGGCCATCGAGACCAAACAAGAGAAGGCCATCATCAACGCCGATCCGCCAGACGTGGCCCTCAGCGGGCTTGAGGCCTTCTCCTTCGACTACATCGTCAAATGGCCACTCTCGCTCATCATCAACAG GAAAGCACTGACGAGGTACCAGATGTTGTTCAGACACATGTTTTACTGCAAACATGTTGAGCGGCTGCTGTGCAACGTTTGGATCAGCAACAAAGACTTCAGGCAGTACTCCTTACACTCTGCCAAATG GTTCGCTGCCGCGTTCGCCCTCCGACAGCGAATGCTCAACTTTGTGCAGAACATCCAGTACTACATGATGTTTGAGGTGATGGAGCCCACCTGGCACATCATGGAGAACAACCTGAAAATG GCTTCAAACATCGATGATGTGCTTTGTCATCACACCAGCTTCCTGGACAACTGCCTAAAGGACTGCATGCTGACCAACCCCGAGCTGCTCAGGATCTTCTCCAAGCTCATGTCTGTCTGCGTCATGTTTACAAACTGCATGCAG CGTTTCACACAGAGCATGAGGCTGGAGCGCCTCTCCATGGAGCAGGGGACGATGGATGAGCCCTCCGCTCAGAGCGAGCAGGCCGACGAGCCAGAGAAAAAGAGGCTGACCACGAAG TTTTTAGCCGATCACGCAGACTCCCTCCAGACCGACGCCAGCTTCGAAGCCACCATCAGCAAGTTTGACAGCAACTTCagcatgctgctgctggacctgCTGGACAAGCTGAGCATCTACAGCACCAACGACTGCGAGCACAGCATGATCAGCATCATTTACAG GCTGGACTTTAACGGCTTCTACACTGAGCGGCTGGAGAGGATGGCCATCGAGCGCAGTCAGAAGGCAGCAGCGTAG